A genomic window from Carassius carassius chromosome 29, fCarCar2.1, whole genome shotgun sequence includes:
- the LOC132109509 gene encoding RNA-binding motif protein, X chromosome-like isoform X2, with translation MAEADRPGKLFIGGLNTETSEKVLEAYFSKFGRISEVLLMKDRETNKSRGFAFVTYENPGDAKDAAREMNGKPLDGKPIKVEQATKPQFESSGRRGPPPSRSRGRGSRGAPSGMRGPSSREPFFKGISSRGPPLKRGPPVRNGGPPPKRSAPSGPMGRPPMSRDRDPYGPPRRDSLMSRRDDHYSKDSYSSRDYMSSRDGRDYAPPPRDYQYREYSGHSSSRDDYGSGSRGYSDRDGYGGGRETRGYMDRPNTGSYRDPYDSYGNSRSAPPSRGPPPSYSGSGGSSRYEDYGSSSRDGYGSRDRYSSSRSDPYSTSRGDRLGRQERGPPPPLDRGYHREYNSLSRGGPRGGGRGGGRADRGMARNRY, from the exons ATGGCTGAGGCAGACCGACCAGGGAAGCTCTTCATCGGTGGCCTGAACACTGAAACTAGTGAGAAGGTCCTTGAAGCGTATTTCAGCAAATTTGGCAGAATATCGGAAG TTCTGTTGATGAAGGATCGTGAAACCAATAAATCCAGAGGCTTTGCATTTGTAACTTATGAAAATCCTGGTGACGCAAAAGATGCAGCAAGGGAAATGAATGGAAAG CCCCTTGATGGAAAGCCTATTAAAGTGGAACAGGCCACGAAACCTCAGTTTGAGTCTTCAGGACGCCGTGGTCCACCTCCATCACGGAGTCGTGGCCGAGGGTCCAGGGGAGCACCAAGTGGAATGCGGGGACCATCAAGCAGAG AACCCTTTTTTAAAGGCATTTCATCCCGAGGGCCACCACTAAAAAGAGGCCCCCCAGTGCGGAATGGAGGACCCCCACCCAAGAGATCTGCACCCTCTGGGCCAATGGGCAGAC CGCCAATGTCCAGAGACAGGGACCCCTACGGCCCTCCTCGCAGAGATTCTCTGATGTCACGTCGGGATGACCACTATAGTAAAGACAG CTACTCCAGCCGTGACTACATGAGTTCACGGGACGGTCGAGACTATGCCCCGCCACCACGTGATTACCAATACCGGGAGTATTCGGGCCATTCCAGCTCTAGAGACGACTATGGGTCAGGATCCAGAGGTTACAG TGATCGTGATGGCTACGGTGGAGGACGAGAGACCAGGGGTTACATGGATCGGCCCAATACGGGCTCCTATAGAGACCCTTACGACAGTTACG GTAACTCACGCAGCGCCCCACCCTCAAGGGGTCCCCCTCCGTCCTACAGTGGGAGTGGCGGAAGCAGTCGTTATGAAGACTATGGCAGCAGTTCCCGGGACGGATATGGCAGTCGAGACCGTTATTCCAGCAGTCGGAGTGACCCGTACTCCACTAGTCGTGGTGACCGTCTGGGTAGGCAGGAGCGAGGGCCACCCCCTCCTCTTGATCGAGGCTATCATCGTGAATACAACAGCTTGAGCCGTGGGGGGCCTCGAGGCGGTGGCCGAGGCGGCGGTCGGGCAGATAGAGGAATGGCCCGGAACAGATACTAA
- the LOC132109511 gene encoding transmembrane 9 superfamily member 2-like yields the protein MKPSNPCFIFLLSLTVVSSSLGFYLPGLAPVNFCESKGDAEECQTDIQLFVNRLDSVESVLPYEYDAFDFCKDTDERRPSENLGQVLFGERIETSPYKFSFKADKTCVKVCTKSYDAGSKEDKLKLDFLKKGMELNYQHHWIVDNMPVTWCYIVEGDQKVCNPGFPIGCLVNEEGKPKDACVINADFNKKNTFYVFNHVDITIVYHSGDETNGMHARLVAATLEPQSIKHSNDENPTCEGAPMDIPADFKSNLKVTYTYSVTFKQNDDIRWASRWDYILVSMPHTNIQWFSIMNSLVIVLFLSGMVAMIMLRTLHKDIARYNQIDQEDAQEDSGWKQVHGDVFRPPRMGMLLSVFLGQGTQVFIMTFITLFLACLGFLSPANRGALMTCSVVLWVLLGTPAGYVSARLYKTFGGENWKTNVLLTAFLCPGIVFVDFFLMNLILWVEGSSAAVPFGTLVAILALWFGISVPLTFMGAYFGFKKTGIEPPVRTNQIPRQIPQQSFFTKAMPGIIMGGILPFGCIFIQLFFILNSIWSHQMYYMFGFLFLVFIILVITCSEATILLCYFHLCAEDYHWWWRSFLTSGFTAVYLFIYAVHYFFSKLQIIGAASTILYFGYTSIMVLIFFIFTGTIGFFSCFWFVNKIYSVLKVD from the exons ATGAAGCCTTCAAAtccatgttttatatttttgctgaGTTTAACAGTAGTCAGCTCAAGCTTAGGATTCTACCTTCCGGGTTTAGCACCAGTCAATTTCTGCGAGTCGAAAGGAGATGCGGAGGAATGTCAG ACTGATATACAACTGTTTGTGAATAGACTGGACTCAGTGGAATCAGTCCTGCCTTATGAATATGATGC GTTTGATTTTTGCAAAGACACTGATGAAAGAAGGCCCTCGGAGAACCTTGGGCAGGTGTTATTTGGAGAAAGAATAGAGACGTCACCTTACAAG TTTTCATTTAAGGCTGACAAGACTTGTGTGAAGGTCTGCACCAAATCGTATGATGCAGGTTCAAAAGAAGACAAGTTAAAGTTGGACTTCCTAAAGAAAGGAATGGAGCTGAATTACCAGCACCACTG GATTGTTGACAACATGCCAGTGACGTGGTGTTACATTGTGGAGGGCGATCAGAAAGTCTGCAACCCAGGGTTTCCCATTGGATGTCTAGTGAACGAAGAAGGAAAGCCAAAGGACGCCTGTGTGATAAAT GCTGATTTCaacaagaaaaacactttttatgtttTCAACCATGTGGACATCACCATAGTTTACCACAGTGGAGATGAAACGAATGGGATGCATGCTCGACTTGTGGCGGCAACACTTGAACCTCAGAG CATAAAGCATAGTAATGATGAAAATCCAACCTGTGAAGGAGCTCCCATGGACATACCAGCAGATTTCAAGAGTAATCTCAAAGTCACCTACACTTATTCAGTTACATTTAAG cAAAATGATGATATTAGGTGGGCTTCTCGATGGGATTACATTTTGGTTTCCATGCCTCACACCAACATCCAGTGGTTCAG catcatgAACTCTTTAGTCATTGTGCTCTTCCTGTCTGGCATGGTGGCCATGATCATGCTTAGAACACTGCACAAGGATATTGCCCGGTACAACCAGATTGACCAG GAGGATGCCCAGGAGGATTCTGGCTGGAAGCAGGTACATGGTGACGTGTTCAGGCCGCCCAGGATGGGCATGCTTCTGTCCGTCTTCCTCGGACAGGGCACTCAGGTCTTCATCATGACTTTCATCACCCTTT TTTTGGCTTGCCTGGGCTTCCTGTCTCCAGCCAACAGAGGGGCTCTCATGACCTGTTCAGTGGTGTTGTGGGTTCTGCTTGGCACACCTGCTGGATACGTGTCTGCCAGACTCTATAAGA CTTTCGGTGGTGAAAACTGGAAAACCAATGTTCTTCTCACCGCCTTTTTGTGTCCTGG GATTGTGTTTGTGGATTTCTTCTTGATGAATCTGATCCTGTGGGTAGAGGGCTCCTCCGCTGCTGTTCCCTTTGGTACACTGGTGGCCATCCTGGCACTGTGGTTTGGCATCTCTGTTCCTCTCACTTTTATGGGTGCATACTTCGGTTTCAAAAAAACA GGCATCGAGCCACCAGTGCGAACAAACCAGATCCCACGCCAAATTCCTCAGCAGTCCTTCTTCACCAAAGCCATGCCGGGCATCATCATGGGCGGCATCCTGCCCTTTGGCTGCATCTTCATCCAGCTCTTCTTCATCCTCAACAGCATCTG GTCTCATCAGATGTATTACATGTTTGGCTTCCTTTTCCTGGTCTTCATCATCTTGGTCATAACCTGCTCTGAGGCAACTATTCTGCTCTGCTACTTCCATTTATGTGCAGAG GATTATCACTGGTGGTGGCGATCATTCCTGACCAGCGGTTTCACAGCAGTGTATCTGTTTATCTACGCAGTGCATTACTTCTTCTCAAAACTACAAATCATAGGGGCTGCGAGCACCATCCTCTACTTTGGCTACACCTCGATCATGGTGctcattttcttcatttttacag GTACTATAGGCTTCTTCTCCTGCTTCTGGTTTGTAAATAAAATCTACAGCGTGCTGAAGGTGGACTAA
- the LOC132109509 gene encoding RNA-binding motif protein, X chromosome-like isoform X1, with protein MAEADRPGKLFIGGLNTETSEKVLEAYFSKFGRISEVLLMKDRETNKSRGFAFVTYENPGDAKDAAREMNGKPLDGKPIKVEQATKPQFESSGRRGPPPSRSRGRGSRGAPSGMRGPSSREPFFKGISSRGPPLKRGPPVRNGGPPPKRSAPSGPMGRPPMSRDRDPYGPPRRDSLMSRRDDHYSKDRWDSYSSRDYMSSRDGRDYAPPPRDYQYREYSGHSSSRDDYGSGSRGYSDRDGYGGGRETRGYMDRPNTGSYRDPYDSYGNSRSAPPSRGPPPSYSGSGGSSRYEDYGSSSRDGYGSRDRYSSSRSDPYSTSRGDRLGRQERGPPPPLDRGYHREYNSLSRGGPRGGGRGGGRADRGMARNRY; from the exons ATGGCTGAGGCAGACCGACCAGGGAAGCTCTTCATCGGTGGCCTGAACACTGAAACTAGTGAGAAGGTCCTTGAAGCGTATTTCAGCAAATTTGGCAGAATATCGGAAG TTCTGTTGATGAAGGATCGTGAAACCAATAAATCCAGAGGCTTTGCATTTGTAACTTATGAAAATCCTGGTGACGCAAAAGATGCAGCAAGGGAAATGAATGGAAAG CCCCTTGATGGAAAGCCTATTAAAGTGGAACAGGCCACGAAACCTCAGTTTGAGTCTTCAGGACGCCGTGGTCCACCTCCATCACGGAGTCGTGGCCGAGGGTCCAGGGGAGCACCAAGTGGAATGCGGGGACCATCAAGCAGAG AACCCTTTTTTAAAGGCATTTCATCCCGAGGGCCACCACTAAAAAGAGGCCCCCCAGTGCGGAATGGAGGACCCCCACCCAAGAGATCTGCACCCTCTGGGCCAATGGGCAGAC CGCCAATGTCCAGAGACAGGGACCCCTACGGCCCTCCTCGCAGAGATTCTCTGATGTCACGTCGGGATGACCACTATAGTAAAGACAGGTGGGATAG CTACTCCAGCCGTGACTACATGAGTTCACGGGACGGTCGAGACTATGCCCCGCCACCACGTGATTACCAATACCGGGAGTATTCGGGCCATTCCAGCTCTAGAGACGACTATGGGTCAGGATCCAGAGGTTACAG TGATCGTGATGGCTACGGTGGAGGACGAGAGACCAGGGGTTACATGGATCGGCCCAATACGGGCTCCTATAGAGACCCTTACGACAGTTACG GTAACTCACGCAGCGCCCCACCCTCAAGGGGTCCCCCTCCGTCCTACAGTGGGAGTGGCGGAAGCAGTCGTTATGAAGACTATGGCAGCAGTTCCCGGGACGGATATGGCAGTCGAGACCGTTATTCCAGCAGTCGGAGTGACCCGTACTCCACTAGTCGTGGTGACCGTCTGGGTAGGCAGGAGCGAGGGCCACCCCCTCCTCTTGATCGAGGCTATCATCGTGAATACAACAGCTTGAGCCGTGGGGGGCCTCGAGGCGGTGGCCGAGGCGGCGGTCGGGCAGATAGAGGAATGGCCCGGAACAGATACTAA
- the LOC132109512 gene encoding probable G-protein coupled receptor 101 → MPTFPPLGSNSSTVPWDPGAPSLVNSMVKMVLISAIVCTSLFGNVVVLLVFQRKPQLLHVANRFVLNLLLADLLQTVLVMPFAIAATVPEVWPLDARLCQALVVLMHLFAFAGVNTIIVVSVDRYLAIIHPLSYPTRMTPHLGTNLIALTWLLSVLQSTPPLYGWGTIEFDLRHKACTVVWSSSYSYSALVSALSFWLPVVIMLCCYWMVFRAARRQNALVHPIQSNPPPDSQASCSSPQRHPQPEGPFSASYPIRTRHRRFHYHCKAARVVFVIMASYVFSMGPYSVLSTISIYSSAAVPPWLASLALILFFLQCCLHPYIYGYMHRSVRKEFLALLCGPLCGQSRISQGSGVDSCFTVTDGRMAHTHLSSQAARVCPLQTWEEGTVSSSPTERRSKDSRKETTSISLSSEKELTVHSNTNKQHQETPTGKF, encoded by the coding sequence ATGCCCACCTTTCCACCTCTGGGCAGTAACTCCAGCACAGTGCCCTGGGACCCCGGCGCACCTTCTCTGGTGAACAGCATGGTGAAGATGGTGCTCATATCGGCGATCGTGTGCACATCCCTTTTTGGAAATGTTGTGGTGCTACTGGTATTCCAGCGCAAGCCGCAACTTCTCCACGTTGCCAACCGTTTCGTGCTTAACCTGCTCCTGGCTGACCTACTGCAGACGGTGCTTGTCATGCCCTTCGCCATCGCTGCCACCGTGCCTGAGGTCTGGCCGCTGGACGCCCGACTCTGCCAAGCCCTTGTGGTGCTCATGCACCTGTTTGCATTCGCTGGCGTCAACACCATCATCGTGGTATCCGTAGATCGCTATTTGGCCATCATCCACCCGCTATCCTACCCCACACGAATGACACCTCACCTGGGTACCAACCTGATTGCTCTCACATGGCTTCTTAGTGTACTTCAGAGCACTCCGCCGCTTTATGGATGGGGAACCATTGAATTTGATCTGCGCCACAAAGCCTGCACTGTTGTGTGGTCCTCAAGCTACTCGTATTCAGCCCTGGTGTCTGCACTTTCATTCTGGCTGCCTGTGGTGATCATGCTTTGCTGTTATTGGATGGTATTCAGGGCGGCAAGGCGGCAGAACGCCCTCGTTCACCCTATCCAATCCAATCCCCCTCCAGATTCCCAAGCATCCTGTTCCAGCCCCCAAAGGCATCCCCAGCCAGAAGGCCCCTTTTCAGCCTCTTATCCCATCAGAACCCGCCATAGACGCTTCCATTATCACTGTAAGGCTGCGCGGGTGGTGTTTGTCATCATGGCGTCTTACGTGTTCAGCATGGGCCCGTACAGCGTGCTAAGCACAATATCGATTTACTCTAGTGCAGCGGTGCCACCCTGGTTGGCCTCGTTGGCGCTCATTCTCTTCTTCCTGCAGTGCTGCTTACACCCCTACATCTACGGCTACATGCACCGCAGCGTACGCAAGGAGTTCCTGGCGCTGCTCTGCGGGCCACTGTGCGGGCAGAGCCGGATCAGTCAGGGCTCCGGTGTGGACAGTTGCTTCACGGTGACGGATGGACGCATGGCACACACCCATCTCTCAAGCCAGGCTGCCCGAGTGTGTCCTCTCCAAACCTGGGAGGAAGGCACTGTGTCTTCTTCCCCTACAGAGAGGAGGTCCAAAGACAGCCGTAAGGAAACCACCTCCATCAGTCTGAGCTCAGAGAAGGAGCTCACGGTACACAGCAACACCAACAAACAACATCAGGAAACACCTACAGGCAAATTCTGA